DNA from Rhipicephalus sanguineus isolate Rsan-2018 chromosome 11, BIME_Rsan_1.4, whole genome shotgun sequence:
GGCTGTGTACCCGTGCATTCGCCAACGTACAAACGGCGCTTTTAGGGCAGGATCTGAAGCATCGAGGGTGGTCATCGAGATCGCCCAGATTACCACGGTTTAGCCTAATCAAATATTTGATGTACATTTACAGACAGAAGCACCCCGACATCTATCAGTTCATATCACGGCCTGATAAAGCTCCAAATAAAGCTGAACTTCAAGGAAATATGGAAGCTTGGAGATATGAAAAATCCTTGAGCAGGAGGTGTCACCCatcgtttcgacaagcagacttgtctttgtcaaggcAGCAAACAGAAGCATGCAAAGCGCTGCCTTCACAAAGGCAACTCGGCTTGTCGAAACGGCGGTTCTACCGACACCGCGTGTTCAAGGATTTCTTATAGCATATGAAGAGCAGCTCTAGTGTCAGTTACAAAAATTCATTTTTGCAGAAAAGCTTCAAGCCACTTTGGCTTTGTTTAAATAACTAATTCACGAACAAAACGCTACGAATGACCAAGTAAGTACACTTAGCTTGGTAAGAGCACGAGTGGGCGCCAGGTACTTACTAATATCAAAAGAACGTTCTTAGCCGAATTTGTGCAGCTTGTATGCTTTTTTGTATTCTCGTTGAATATTCGACAGGGTATACAAACTTGCCAGCCAGAATGGGTAGCTGAAAACACTCGCTTACAtactttttgcttgcttttttgctCACAGATCATTGCGTGACCCCGCAGCACTCATGGCGGCGGATGTATTTCGGACAATTCAGGGTCTTTACCTCGGCAAGCACTTTCCAGACGACGCAGTCCTGTCGACACTGGAGTACAAACCACGACCTGGAGACCTCTTTCTCGTCAGCTACCCAAAATCCGGTTCAACGTGGACTTTACGAATAATGTACAACATCCTCATGGACGCTGTCGACTCGGACGATCCTCTGGAGCCAATCATTCGATTTCCCTGCTTGGAGATGCAGGGAGCGGAGGCCGCCATCTACGCGCCAAGACCGGCTGCCTTCAAGACCCACCTACCATTCCACAAGAACCCTTACTCTCCCGAGGCCAAGTACGTGTACATAGCTAGGAATCCATACGACACATGCGTGTCCTTCTACTACCATACCAAGCACTTTCCAGCGTACAAATTTCAAAACGGCACTTTCGATGAGTTCTTCGAGCTGTTCATCAAAGGCCGAGTTGACTACGGGGACTACTTTGACAACGTTTTCTCCTGGTACGAACACCGCGATGATCCCAACGTGCTGTTCCTAACATATGAAGAACTCAAGGCTAATACACGTCAGTCGGTCCTGAAGATTGCAGCTTTCATAAGCCCTGAGAAGGAGAAACGACTGAAGGAAAATACCGAGATCCTGAACCGAATCCTGGACAAAACAAGCTTGGCGAACATGAAGAAAACAATTAACGTTGGCACACAAGGACAAAGCTGGAGCGAATCGCCGATGCTAAAAACCATTCACCCGGAACTTCTAAAGGGACTTCGAGCTTTATTTGACTTTTTTAAAGTGCCTATGACAGGTGACTTTGTTCGTAAAGGACAGGTAGGAGACTGGAGAAATCACTTTTCTCAAGAGCAGATCCAACAAATGAAAGAATGGATAGCTGAGGCCACGAAAGGGTCAGACCTTATGAAACTTTGGGAGGACGTGGATATTCCTTAAGCAGGTCGTCCGGATAAAACATCTAAAGCTTCAGACTATACCTAAAAATAAAGATATGATTTCCCCGTAAGATTTCTACTTCCTCATTGACAACCTGGCCAGCTTGTTGACGCCGTCAAATAGCTTTTTCTTAAGTAATAATGCTTTCTGCTCTTCTCTACCTACCTAGTGTGACACTTGTATAATTGTTTCTTAAAAGAAGGTGAAACCAGACTAAAGGTAAACAAAAACATAGTTGCCAATTCTTCATTTTGTGAGTAGGATACCATCATGAATTTTAGGAGCCTTCAGAGTAATCACTGTCATTGTTTTGCTTAATATCGCGATTCGCATAAGAGAAAAGGTTGGTCGAAGTAGAATTACAACATCAGTAAAAAAATGATTGCTatatacaaaaagaaataaataaagaagtagaaaaaaattcggcagatcccacgtaccatgggaatcgatgttatgcgaagcatgcgcgggatggtgactgttgcgtaatttttcacattgagcgaaacgttgcggaatgacgctagagaaatataaaagtggtatacgcacactcatatgttgaagagtcgcaagtgtattatataaccagttgtttatagttgcttaacgatgccaacagcaacatgggtgttaccaacaccagacgcggtaagc
Protein-coding regions in this window:
- the LOC119373364 gene encoding sulfotransferase 1B1, with the translated sequence MAADVFRTIQGLYLGKHFPDDAVLSTLEYKPRPGDLFLVSYPKSGSTWTLRIMYNILMDAVDSDDPLEPIIRFPCLEMQGAEAAIYAPRPAAFKTHLPFHKNPYSPEAKYVYIARNPYDTCVSFYYHTKHFPAYKFQNGTFDEFFELFIKGRVDYGDYFDNVFSWYEHRDDPNVLFLTYEELKANTRQSVLKIAAFISPEKEKRLKENTEILNRILDKTSLANMKKTINVGTQGQSWSESPMLKTIHPELLKGLRALFDFFKVPMTGDFVRKGQVGDWRNHFSQEQIQQMKEWIAEATKGSDLMKLWEDVDIP